In Brettanomyces bruxellensis chromosome 7, complete sequence, the sequence GATTACTATCGGCACTACCATGCTTTGGTTCGGATGGCTCGGCTTTAATGGCCTTACGTGTGTTATTCCATCTCTAAAATCAGTGTATGCTATTATGAACACAAACCTTTGTGCCGCATTCGGAGGTTTTACGTGGGTTTTACTTGATTACTTCCGTACCTATCATTGGTCTACTGTCGGCCTTTGTTCTGGTATTATTTGTGGTCTTGTTGCCGCTACTCCATCGTCTGGTTGCATTCCTTTATGGGCAAGCGTCATCCTTGGAATTGTTTCAGGTGCAGTTTGTAACTTTTCTACTATCATCAAGGTTTGGCTCAGAGTTGATGATTCATTAGATGTTTTAGCCGAGCACGGTATGGCCGGAGTTATCGGCTTGTTCTTCAATGCGATTTTTGGTTCGGCAACAGTTTTAGGTTACGACGGCTATACTGAGCATGAGGGTGGTTGGATTGATCACAATTGGAAGCAGATGTACAAGCAGATAGCGTACATTTTTGCCGTAATCGGATATTGCATGGCAGTCACGGCACTTATTTGTTATGTTATAAACAAGATTCCTTGCCTACAACTTCGTGCGAGCGAAGAAGCCGAGGAGAATGGTATGGATGAAGATCAAATTGGTGAGTTCGCATACGATTACGTTGAAATCAGGAGAAACTTCTTTGATGTGAATGGCTTTGAAACTCCAGCTTCCAACTTTAACGATGATAGAGAATCCATGCTGGAAAAGCAAGTTCCACTAAAAACTCTTCCTCAGGAATCAGGACATGCCATTCCAGAAACAAGTGATTCTAAAGCTTCAGGTACAATTCACGTGGGAAGTCAAGATTCAAATAAGCAGTCGGTTTCGAACAATCATAACTCCTCAACTTCAAGTTGAGTGTGTACGTACACAATTTTCCTTTCAAGAATGCATTTATAAATGGAActtatttttgaattcGGCTTtccttattattttttctcccaaGCGGAGATGTTACGCTATCGCAACACATATAATATATAGTAATGATAAATCTAGCGTAAGCACCTGCATTTGGTTTGTGAAGGAATTCTTGTTGTCCCGTATTGAAACGCAAGTCGAATATTGATGTTTGAAATGTATGGCGGGATAGCAATCTGATGTTATCTTTTAATATAAAGCAGTACgtattattttgatttatGCTCCCGCTTCATGTATATGAGTTACATGGTACCAAATATGACGCAGTGCTTTATGTATTCAAAGGCAAATGGTTACTCCGAGTAGTTTActgaaaagcagaaactTGATCGTCATGCAGATACGTTCAAGTGCAGAAGAACTGACATTAAATGACTTCTTAAGCCCAGATTGAAATTTCATAATGCTAGATGCAATTTCAGTCAGTTAAAAGAGTaatcaggaaaaaaaaaaacatgaaATGTAAGCAGTGTACggaacaaaaagaaaatgaaccTCGCGATATATAGATTTATGCTAACAAAATTCACATTAAATTCTACGTTACCGTTGTTTACGCATACGGAACAAAGTTCAAAATGTGCCATACTACCCAAATTGCCAAAGAGATCATCTATATCTATGCTACAAAATTTGCCTGAGCCGGAAGAAAGATTGCCCTACTCGTTTGATTCCTTGCAGggaaattttatttcatcctTCATATATGCATACTTGTGCGTCAGATAATTGATAaattggagaaaaagatcCGACGCATGACCGACTGAATGATTGAAGCTccaatattttgattttttgaaattttcagttATCGCTCAGTAGTGTATCCCCTAGTAAATCACtcaagaaaattttcttcttcatgtactttctgtttcttttgCCTTTGttttgctgctttttaATCCGAACCAGGCGGTGCAGAACACACCacgcttttttattttctttcatagATCTAAATCAGAATAAAGCCACAAACGATTTTTCTGCAGTCAAACCGGTATCCGTCTCGAAAAAAACTGCATTGTtataaaagcaaaatataaCGCCCTATCGAAACTACatacatttattttcacaAAGCTGATGATTTAATTTTACTGCACAGTTATAAGCATTTTTCAAGTAGTGAAGGCCGACTTCTAAGGGAAATATTGTACTGAATTCGTTTGTTTCACATCTTATCCACATCCTAAAAACGGTTAATAAAAGGACTCACTTAGTCCCATTTATCTTATCTGCCATCATCACAGTTGGGATTTTGGCGCTCTACCTTGAAttcttttggcttttttcttATAGATGTCAAAAAGATCCTGCCACATTGCTTCCACAAGGGACTCTGCTTTTAAAAAATCGCAACAAGAGTCTTCTGCTGGCTGCTTTTCAACGTTGAAGCATCTCTTGTTACCGAAACGGCGTCGCCATATAAATGAATCAGTCTCTTTGTCGGAGAAATCATCAAATCTGTCTATACAGGGTAATGCAACAAGAAAGGTGAAAGTGAACAATAAATTAGACCAAAAGGATTCGAAAAGTGTTGTTTCCGAAGAACCTGCCGCATACTCGCCCTATTGCTTTTCTCCTATgtcatcatcctcttctACTACAGCCGAGTGCAAAACATGCGATAttccaagaaagaaatgtgATACGCACAGTGAGATCGCAAATTCAGCACTTTCTCGTGATCAGACTACGTTATTTGGCAAAACTGCTTGTACATTTGAAACCTTTGACTCATCACGTCGTTTGGAACTTCTTAGAAAGCAAATGAAGATCTGGAAGCTTACAGCATACATCATACCATCTGAGGACGAACATCAGAGCGAGTACACTGCACCAAAGGACCAGAGACGTGAATATATTTCTGGTTTTACCGGAAGTGCAGGTGTTGCAATCATTACCTTGGATAGGGCAGCACTTTCCACAGATGGCAGATATTTCTTGCAGGCTGGCAGACAGTTAGATGGTAACTGGCAGCTTTTAAAGCAAGGTGTTGAAGGTTATCCGGATTGGAAGCAGTGGACTATGGATGAGGTTATGGACGAAGTGAGAGAGCataaagaagatggaaTTCTTCGATCAGATGAAATTGGTACGATTGGTGTTGATCCAAGATTGATAAGTGTAAAGACAGGTGTTGAATTGAAAGAATTATGCTTTAATTACAATTTGAACTTTGCTACAATCTTAGATCATAACTTGGTTGATGATACCATGAAATTGGAGCACTATGTCCCTCCTCACAAAGATATTTCTGAATTAATGCTTTTCAAACATGAATTGCAATATTCAGGTGAATCTACGACAAGCAAATTGGCCCGCATTAGAAAGTTCATGAAGAATGCAAGCGTTTTTGCTGTTATTGTATCTGCCCTTGATGAAATTGCGTGGGTTCTCAATTTGAGAGGTAATGACATAGCGTACAACCCTGTgtttttctcttatttAGTGATTACTTCTGACTCGGTCAAACTGTACGTTGACAAACGCAAACTTTCTAAAGATATTATCACATATCTTTGCTCTTGTTCTGAAAATTTCCAGATTTACAGATACAATCAATTCTGGCGGGATCTACCAGCATTGGATTCCCAGGATCCAAGCTTAAACACTGTCAATACTGAAACAGAGCCAAGCTATGCTTTGTTCACTCAATTACCATCAATTTATGAAGTTATGAGACGGTCAATTGTTGGAGAATTCAAGGGAATCAAGAATGAGACAGAAATATCTGGAAACAGGAATGCTCAACTAAGGGACAGTGTCGCATTATGCCAGCTTTATGCATGGCTTGATGAAAAGCTCAAAAATGGTGACACTTTATCAGAAATGGATGTTGCAAACCGTTCTGCGTATTATAGAAGTCAGCAAAAATACTTTAAGGGACTATCCTTTGCTACAATTGCGTCAACAGGTCCAAATAGTGCTGTTGTGCATTATGAGCCTACAGACAAGGAGTGCTCCATTGTTGATCCAGATGCAGTATTTTTGTGTGATTCAGGTGCACAGTATTTAGATGGCACCACTGATATTACCAGAACATATCATTTTGGATTACCATCAGCTttagagaagaaaatatttacaCTTGTTCTGAATGGCCATCTCAGAATTGCAATGCTTCAATTCAAGCAGGGAACTTCTTCATATTACATTGATTCGTTGGGTAGAGATCCGCTCTTGAAGGAGGGTTATAAATACTCCCATGGCACGGGTCATGGGATTgatacatatatatgtgTCCACTCTGGACCATGTGGCCTCTCACCTGCAAAAACTTCATACAATTATAAGCCGCTAGAGCCTGGAAATTTTCTTAGTGATGAACCAGGTTGTTACTTGACAGACCAATTTGGTGTCCGGATTGAGAGCGATGTACTTGTGACCAAATCCAATAAATCCAATGAGTTAGCATTCGAATATATGACCCTTGTTCCTTTTGATTTGAACCTCATAGACAAGACGTATTTAACAGATGAGCAGGTCACATGGATTAATGCATACCACAAAAGAGTTTATGATAGTATTTCTCCTATTTTGACAAGCATCCATGACGTGCGTGCATTGAGATGGTTAAGGAAggagacacatagtattTAATACAAAACGTGATGCCTAATTTCTCGGTGATGATAATATCAAGTCTGGCTACGAACcctttggctttttttacgtttcattttttccctttattTAGAACGGATTTTGAttccaatttcatttgCATGATTTTAATTACCTCTATGTTAGAAATACCAATGAATAGAATATTCTTACTATCTGACCGTCTCGTAGATTTGATAAGTATTCTAATTAATTGTCATGTTTGGAATGGAAAGGACTTGGTATAAGTCATATTATGTACATATATAAGCGTATATAAGCGAGCGATAAGAATATAGATAAAAGCGTTGAACCGAGAACTTTGCGAAAATCtatatgaaaatatgaaaaaagtTTGACAGGAGTGAGTTACACGAAATTTTTAAAGACAGGCGGTGATCTCGGTGATCTATAAAACAGCCAATCGTATGATGATGCATCCATGTTTagaaaatttatttccaatTCATATATCAATATGCCGCACAACCTCCAGCGGTGAATCAAACTGAACAATACCCTGTTTTTTgttcaaataataatactCGCTAAGAACAGGATCATACCTTATCTCCCAACCATTCGGCATCTCCGGCTTTATTATTCCATCAGTGGACGCTATACTATTAACACCAGATCTGGTTGAAAACATGCTATTTGATGTTGAGCTGCTTTCAAAACTTTGACGATCGCTTGAGTCAGGAAATGCTTTCTTGTGAtgttgttttattttccgCTTACCGTCTAAAATCGAAGATTTCCTTGAAAAAGCTTTAAATAGGCCCAGTGCCTTTATTCTGTGAGTCTTCATCGTTCCTTGTATGGATGTTATTCCCATGATGTGTAAGCAATTGCCCTTTATCCACTTAATGTTTTGTGTATCGACGATTTGAAAAGATCGTATTCAAAAGGTTAAGGGTGCAACTTCCGgttatttaaatattttttcagttATAGTTGTATTTGTAAGATTCTGGGTCCTTTCGGGAttgtatatttatttccGGCTACCCGTcggcaatttttttcctccctccgctttcttttttacatGACGAATTACTTACTCAGCAGTCTCCTCACAAAAATTTATCTACTTCTGGAAACACGGAAGTAGTGAAATAGTTAACAGCGCGCGATGTTAACTCCCTCGGTTATAAAAAAGTTTTGGAAATCAACCGACCGACATTACAGCTTCAAGCAATGCAAACAGGTAGATAATCATAGgcaagaaagcaaaaaaaacCTACATTCCGTAAAGATGCGAGATCAATGTTTAATCGTTAGTGACCCTGGTAAATATGTGAAAGCCAGTCATGATATAATTGATAGTCAAGCGCGGtagaaaacaaatattcCTATTCTACGTTAAATTGCTACTTCACATATCCGTTCTTTCCGAAAGTAGCGATATGCTTACATTTAAAAATGTACTTGAAAAAGTTCCTCGAATCGCAAAgaatttctttatttccgAATTATACATAGATAGGGAAACTGCATGAACAATTGCTATTCACATCAATGTAGTTCTCTCGCCAATATTTTGGCTTGCTTCTCCATCCCGAAGATCGCCTGctcttctattttctgTAAACTTCTCATAAATTTGGTCAAGCTTCTTTATCTGTTTATTGGATATCGACCGGTTTGTTTCCAGTAAGCCCTGCTTAAAGTGTCCGGCTTTAAGAACCACTTTTTTCGAATTGTTTGCCACGTTTCTAGAATGATCATTTTTAACTCCGTTATCATACAACCCCCTGTTCAGGGCTGCACTATTACCTATCCCTGATTCCTTCTCATTCATTCTTATGCTTCTTAACCTCTCACCCAAATTCGTTACCGAAGACTGTATTGCACTTTGTTTGGTGGTTAAACTCACAAAGTAATCCACGGCACCCTCGTCCTTGTTATTTTCCTGCATCaatttctccttcttcgcCAAATCTTCGTGTACAGCTTTTAAATATGAATTATATATTAGTGCCTGTAAATCTGCTCCGGAAAATTTGGCAGCCTTACGTGCAATTTCTCCCAAGTTAACATCTGCAGCAACCGAGAACTTGTTACTTTTTAAAATTGTCTTCAAAATGTCGAGTCGGTTTTCATAATTAGGCATTTCACATAAAACCGATTTATCAAGACGACCAGGCCTAAGCAAAGCTGGATCAATTAAATCCGGCCTGGAAGTGGCCGCTAAAACGTATACCCCGTCCAATCCTTCGGCACCGTCCATCTGCGTCAATAATTGGTTGACAATTCTGTCTGTAACACCAGTAGAATCGTGGCCTCTTTTGGGAGCGACGGAatcaaattcatcaaagaataaaatacaAGGCTTTGCAGCTGTGGCTCGCTCAAAGAGTTCTCGAACTGCCTGTTCCGATGCTCCGATATATTTATTCAATATCTCCGGTCCTTTGATCGATATAAAGTTGAGCCCGCATTGTGATGCAACAGCAGATGCTAGTAACGTCTTTCCGCAACCAGGATACCcataaagaagaattccTGACCGAAGACGTAGCGGACAATTTGCAAATATAGGTGCATACTTTGTTGGCCATTCAAGAGTCTCTAGTAATATCTGCTTTGC encodes:
- a CDS encoding uncharacterized protein (MEROPS:MER0004321); amino-acid sequence: MSKRSCHIASTRDSAFKKSQQESSAGCFSTLKHLLLPKRRRHINESVSLSEKSSNLSIQGNATRKVKVNNKLDQKDSKSVVSEEPAAYSPYCFSPMSSSSSTTAECKTCDIPRKKCDTHSEIANSALSRDQTTLFGKTACTFETFDSSRRLELLRKQMKIWKLTAYIIPSEDEHQSEYTAPKDQRREYISGFTGSAGVAIITLDRAALSTDGRYFLQAGRQLDGNWQLLKQGVEGYPDWKQWTMDEVMDEVREHKEDGILRSDEIGTIGVDPRLISVKTGVELKELCFNYNLNFATILDHNLVDDTMKLEHYVPPHKDISELMLFKHELQYSGESTTSKLARIRKFMKNASVFAVIVSALDEIAWVLNLRGNDIAYNPVFFSYLVITSDSVKLYVDKRKLSKDIITYLCSCSENFQIYRYNQFWRDLPALDSQDPSLNTVNTETEPSYALFTQLPSIYEVMRRSIVGEFKGIKNETEISGNRNAQLRDSVALCQLYAWLDEKLKNGDTLSEMDVANRSAYYRSQQKYFKGLSFATIASTGPNSAVVHYEPTDKECSIVDPDAVFLCDSGAQYLDGTTDITRTYHFGLPSALEKKIFTLVLNGHLRIAMLQFKQGTSSYYIDSLGRDPLLKEGYKYSHGTGHGIDTYICVHSGPCGLSPAKTSYNYKPLEPGNFLSDEPGCYLTDQFGVRIESDVLVTKSNKSNELAFEYMTLVPFDLNLIDKTYLTDEQVTWINAYHKRVYDSISPILTSIHDVRALRWLRKETHSI